A single window of Deltaproteobacteria bacterium DNA harbors:
- a CDS encoding bifunctional folylpolyglutamate synthase/dihydrofolate synthase — MSSYKNTLQYLYELERFGIRMGLECIDVILKSLGNPHLKYPVIHIGGTNGKGSTSVMLASVLQEAGCKVGLYTSPHLLKFNERIRVNGEEITDRKIVEMTERIRNRSQESEVRSQKNSKLKTQNSKLASTTFFEFTTAMAFLHFAEEHVDIAVIEVGLGGRLDATNVCKPLVSVITNVSKEHEEILGKGIRNIALEQTGIIKENGILLTGASQPSVLKVFNETCRGRNAKIYRFKILRPATRDPRLFGFHGKKWRLDKLKTNLLRRHQYKNAGLALFALEMIGKKGFKITEDAVRTGLENVRLQGRLQIVSIEPTIVLDSAHNPAGAKVLRDSLLKEFCYKKLILVVGIMADKDIKGFLSNIAPIVDLVILTKPNTPRAAKEDVLTSAAKPFAKRIKLIKNVKNAYRFAKSIAKKQDLICVTGSFYTVGEVLSNLKV, encoded by the coding sequence ATGTCCTCCTATAAAAATACACTTCAATATTTATACGAACTGGAAAGATTTGGTATACGGATGGGTCTTGAGTGTATAGATGTAATTCTCAAGTCTCTGGGCAATCCCCATTTAAAATATCCTGTTATCCATATAGGAGGCACTAATGGCAAGGGTTCAACCTCTGTAATGCTCGCATCCGTCCTTCAGGAGGCAGGCTGCAAAGTTGGATTATACACATCGCCACATCTTTTAAAATTCAATGAAAGAATAAGAGTTAATGGGGAAGAGATTACGGACAGAAAGATTGTGGAGATGACGGAAAGAATAAGAAACAGAAGTCAGGAGTCAGAAGTCAGGAGTCAGAAGAACTCAAAACTCAAAACTCAAAACTCAAAACTTGCAAGCACTACCTTTTTTGAATTCACCACAGCAATGGCATTCCTTCATTTTGCAGAGGAACATGTTGATATTGCGGTTATTGAGGTTGGGCTTGGCGGCAGGCTGGATGCAACAAATGTCTGCAAACCTCTTGTTTCAGTTATAACGAATGTATCAAAAGAGCATGAGGAGATTCTAGGAAAAGGTATTAGAAATATAGCATTGGAACAGACAGGGATAATAAAAGAAAACGGCATTTTGCTCACAGGGGCATCACAGCCATCTGTATTGAAAGTATTTAATGAAACATGCAGGGGAAGAAATGCAAAGATTTATAGATTTAAAATTTTACGACCCGCGACCCGCGACCCGCGACTCTTTGGATTTCACGGCAAAAAATGGCGCCTTGATAAATTAAAGACAAATCTTTTACGCAGGCATCAATATAAAAATGCCGGATTGGCGCTTTTTGCATTGGAGATGATTGGTAAGAAAGGATTTAAAATCACAGAAGATGCAGTTAGGACAGGACTTGAAAATGTAAGATTACAGGGAAGACTTCAGATTGTTTCCATAGAGCCAACAATTGTCCTTGATTCTGCCCACAATCCTGCTGGCGCAAAGGTATTGAGGGATTCTTTGCTCAAAGAATTTTGTTACAAAAAGTTAATCCTTGTCGTAGGCATCATGGCTGATAAGGATATAAAGGGTTTTTTGTCCAATATTGCGCCAATCGTTGATTTGGTTATTTTAACAAAGCCGAATACCCCCCGTGCTGCAAAAGAAGATGTTTTGACTTCGGCGGCAAAACCATTTGCAAAAAGGATAAAATTGATTAAGAATGTGAAAAATGCGTATAGATTTGCAAAATCTATTGCAAAAAAACAGGACCTTATTTGTGTTACAGGCTCATTCTATACAGTAGGTGAGGTGCTATCAAACCTGAAGGTTTGA
- a CDS encoding acetyl-CoA carboxylase carboxyltransferase subunit beta has product MLWFKKKEKPLTISDEKKVKVPEGLWIKCDFCGDIIYKKEVERNLDVCPKCGYHFRMSAEKRLKLVVDEGGFVEIDSGIEPVDFLGFKDIKKYTDRLKEAQKKIPTKDAIICGTGFINGEKAAIGIFQFDFMGGSMGSVVGEKIVRLIEKAIEDKIGLVIFSSSGGARMQEGILSLMQMAKTSAAIARLKDTGLPFISVLTDPTMGGVTASFAMLGDIIIAEPKALIGFAGPRVIEQTIRQKLPDGFQRAEYLFEHGILDMIVERKNMKDMLAKLLGMLAIG; this is encoded by the coding sequence ATGCTCTGGTTTAAAAAGAAGGAAAAACCCCTAACTATATCTGATGAGAAGAAGGTTAAAGTCCCTGAGGGTCTCTGGATAAAATGCGATTTTTGCGGCGATATTATTTATAAAAAAGAGGTGGAGCGGAATCTTGATGTATGTCCTAAATGCGGTTACCATTTTCGCATGTCAGCAGAAAAGAGGCTTAAACTTGTTGTTGATGAGGGGGGATTTGTTGAGATAGACAGCGGCATTGAACCTGTTGATTTTTTGGGATTTAAGGACATCAAGAAGTATACGGATAGACTAAAGGAGGCACAAAAGAAGATTCCAACAAAGGATGCGATAATATGCGGGACCGGTTTTATAAATGGTGAGAAGGCTGCCATAGGCATATTCCAGTTTGATTTCATGGGCGGCAGTATGGGTTCGGTTGTTGGTGAGAAGATTGTAAGACTTATTGAAAAGGCAATAGAGGATAAGATTGGACTTGTAATATTTTCATCATCAGGTGGTGCAAGGATGCAGGAGGGGATTTTGTCCTTGATGCAGATGGCAAAGACCAGCGCTGCGATAGCAAGACTGAAAGATACCGGACTGCCGTTTATATCTGTTCTTACTGACCCGACTATGGGCGGCGTAACAGCAAGCTTTGCCATGCTTGGCGATATAATAATCGCAGAGCCAAAGGCATTGATAGGGTTTGCAGGTCCAAGGGTTATAGAACAGACTATAAGACAGAAACTCCCTGATGGTTTTCAGAGGGCTGAATATCTGTTTGAGCATGGTATTCTTGATATGATTGTTGAGAGAAAGAATATGAAGGATATGCTGGCTAAACTTTTAGGTATGCTTGCCATTGGTTAA
- the rlmB gene encoding 23S rRNA (guanosine(2251)-2'-O)-methyltransferase RlmB, which produces MSRIIYGINPVIEAITSHPQDFKEVIIFSGKTGREVDNIKNLASKNRIRFRIGGQQEFDRLAKGETHQGIIAILNEFRYAALEDIFQKWKTSNSKAFILILDSIEDPQNLGSLIRTANSAGVHGVIIPKDRASSVTPTVVKASAGATERTMISQVTNIAQTIETLKKQGIWVVGIEGDARESIYKSDFNIDIAIVIGSEGKGIRRLVKEKCDSLASIPMKGQVSSLNAGIAGAIAMFEVLRQRGFIDRLERQR; this is translated from the coding sequence ATGTCAAGAATAATCTACGGTATAAATCCAGTAATAGAGGCTATAACATCTCATCCTCAGGACTTTAAAGAGGTTATTATCTTTTCTGGAAAGACAGGCAGAGAGGTTGATAATATAAAAAACCTTGCAAGTAAAAACAGGATAAGATTCAGGATCGGAGGACAACAAGAATTTGACAGACTTGCAAAAGGGGAAACCCATCAGGGCATTATCGCCATATTAAATGAATTTAGATATGCGGCTCTTGAAGACATATTTCAAAAATGGAAGACATCTAACAGCAAGGCATTTATACTAATCCTTGACAGCATAGAAGACCCGCAGAATCTTGGTTCTCTAATAAGAACAGCGAATTCAGCAGGTGTTCACGGCGTGATTATTCCAAAGGACAGGGCATCCAGCGTAACTCCCACTGTTGTAAAGGCGTCAGCAGGCGCAACAGAGCGGACAATGATTTCTCAGGTTACAAACATTGCCCAGACAATAGAAACTTTGAAAAAACAAGGCATCTGGGTTGTCGGCATAGAAGGAGATGCAAGGGAGAGCATCTATAAATCAGACTTTAATATTGACATTGCAATTGTTATTGGCAGCGAAGGAAAAGGCATACGAAGATTAGTTAAAGAGAAATGCGATTCCCTTGCATCAATACCAATGAAGGGTCAGGTTAGTTCACTCAATGCAGGCATTGCAGGCGCAATTGCCATGTTTGAGGTTTTAAGACAG